One segment of Salvia splendens isolate huo1 chromosome 20, SspV2, whole genome shotgun sequence DNA contains the following:
- the LOC121781386 gene encoding receptor kinase-like protein Xa21 — protein MVFLTHCTNLETLELNGNHFTGSLPDSIGNLSDYLSFLRLDKNLLTGSIPSSIGNLVGLTTLGAFSNNLQGPIPSSIGKLHKLQEISLHENRLTYEIPSSFGNLTLLNVLNLAKNNLSRNNNLSGLITPEITKLSSIATALNLSHNTLTGTIPSEVGAFRNIGVMDLSHNRLSGIIPTSLGSCVMLSSLYLEGNSLEGEIPDSQRALKGLEYLDISWNNLSGMIPRYLVEFCLLYLNISFNELHGEVPTLGVFQNKSAITLEGNQDLCGGIADLNLPSCPSSTKSKKKGLGKILIPTVSGALCLALAACICVIMYKRRTLQNVGIPIFQVSGFSRLSYADLLSATDGFSEMNLLGAGRFRSVYKGTINDDDERTKVVAVKHGFMANGSLDNRLHSNFENEDLALSAIQRLNNAIDIASGVEYLHCGTDSIVIHGDLKPSNILLDKDMVAKIVSQILASTEGSSSSAIKGTIGYIAPASSNFNRGRLCTHCGKTNHTIDKCLALHGFPPNFGKGKFKLSPNSKDFGSAKSVNFVDDCLPDSSSSDKAPATFAIMPTYDQCQQLISLLQSQLSTSSLSPPVSPAQNSPAPTISPPFTGTTLFHPLIANINVSSPIWLLDTGATHHVFRNLSLFKSTFPVQNASVKLPNGATASITHIGTVCLTPSITLYSVLHVPSFSFNLISVSSLTSSMSCNVIFSPDSIEIQEASQAIVIGKGRRIGNLYSLDVKPDHEFTRGYSTSVPTSLSVSHPLYVNSVTIDVWHKRLGHLSYTS, from the exons ATGGTATTCCTCACACACTGCACCAACCTTGAAACTTTGGAGTTGAATGGAAACCATTTCACTGGTTCGTTACCAGATTCGATTGGCAATCTTTCTGATTACTTGTCATTCTTACGCCTCGATAAAAATCTGTTAACTGGAAGCATTCCATCCAGTATAGGAAACCTGGTTGGTCTCACTACTTTAGGAGCTTTTAGCAATAATCTACAAGGTCCAATTCCTTCCTCAATTGGAAAACTTCATAAGTTGCAAGAAATCAGTCTCCATGAAAATAGGCTGACATATGAGATTCCATCTTCATTTGGCAACTTGACTTTGTTGAACGTGCTTAACTTAGCAAAAAACAATCTTTCTAGGA ATAACAATCTCAGTGGTTTAATAACTCCCGAAATTACTAAGCTTTCCTCCATTGCCACTGCACTCAACCTATCTCACAACACCTTAACCGGTACTATTCCATCAGAAGTTGGGGCTTTTAGAAATATTGGGGTCATGGACTTGTCCCACAATAGATTATCCGGAATAATTCCTACTTCTTTGGGGAGTTGCGTGATGCTCAGCTCGCTTTACCTAGAGGGAAATTCTCTTGAAGGTGAGATACCAGACAGTCAGAGGGCTTTGAAAGGTTTAGAATATTTGGATATTTCATGGAATAACCTTTCAGGGATGATTCCAAGATATCTTGTCGAGTTTTGCCTGCTGTATCTCAACATTTCTTTCAATGAGCTGCACGGTGAAGTCCCCACTCTTGGAGTTTTCCAGAATAAAAGTGCAATCACACTTGAAGGAAACCAAGACTTGTGTGGAGGTATTGCAGACCTAAACCTTCCTTCTTGTCCATCATCAACAAAATCCAAGAAGAAAGGTTTGGGTAAAATCTTGATCCCAACAGTTTCTGGAGCCCTATGCCTAGCGCTTGCAGCATGCATATGCGTGATCATGTACAAGCGACGAACATTGCAAAATGTTGGAATCCCCATATTCCAAGTATCAGGCTTTTCGAGGCTATCTTACGCAGATCTCTTGAGTGCCACAGATGGATTCTCAGAAATGAACCTACTTGGTGCAGGGAGATTTAGATCTGTTTATAAAGGAACTATCAATGATGATGACGAACGGACGAAAGTTGTAGCAGTGAAG CATGGTTTTATGGCCAACGGAAGCCTCGACAATAGACTACATAGCAATTTTGAGAACGAAGATCTAGCTCTCAGTGCTATTCAAAGACTCAATAATGCTATTGATATTGCATCTGGAGTTGAGTACTTGCATTGTGGTACTGACTCAATAGTTATTCATGGAGATTTGAAGCCGAGTAACATTCTATTGGATAAAGACATGGTCGCCAAAATTGTTTCACAGATTTTGGCATCCACAGAAGGAAGCAGTTCATCAGCAATAAAGGGTACCATAGGCTACATTGCTCCAG CCTCCTCTAACTTCAATAGAGGCAGATTATGCACTCACTGTGGGAAAACAAATCACACAATTGATAAGTGCTTAGCTCTTCATGGTTTTCCTCCAAATTTTGGTAAAGGAAAGTTCAAACTCAGTCCAAACTCGAAGGATTTTGGTTCTGCTAAGTCAGTTAATTTTGTTGATGACTGTCTGCCTGATTCAAGCTCAAGTGATAAGGCTCCAGCAACTTTTGCTATTATGCCTACTTATGATCAGTGTCAACAGCTAATCTCTCTTTTGCAGAGTCAACTTTCCACTTCTTCCCTTTCACCACCTGTTTCACCAGCACAAAACTCTCCTGCTCCCACTATTTCCCCGCCTTTCACAGGTACTACTCTCTTTCATCCTCTCATAGCTAACATAAATGTTTCTTCTCCTATTTGGCTCTTGGACACAGGAGCTACTCACCATGTTTTCCGCAACTTATCCCTATTCAAATCCACTTTTCCTGTTCAAAATGCCTCTGTGAAATTGCCTAATGGTGCCACAGCTTCCATCACTCACATAGGAACTGTGTGCTTAACACCTTCTATCACTCTATATTCTGTTCTTCAtgttccttctttttctttcaatcTCATATCTGTCAGTTCATTGACAAGCTCTATGTCTTGCAATGTGATATTTTCTCCTGACTCCATTGAAATTCAGGAAGCTTCACAGGCAATTGTGATTGGGAAGGGTAGAAGAATTGGAAACCTCTACTCCTTAGATGTAAAACCTGATCATGAATTCACTCGAGGTTACTCTACTTCTGTACCTACTTCTTTGTCTGTTTCACATCCTCTCTATGTCAATTCTGTTACAATTGATGTTTGGCATAAGAGATTAGGACATCTATCTTACACAAGCTAA
- the LOC121781387 gene encoding probable LRR receptor-like serine/threonine-protein kinase At3g47570 — translation MAKPFISTPFITITLLLFILLGTIPSSHSNNHTDLEALLAFKKSIHADPLHALSSWNETTHFCMWNGVSCSKRHPSRVISLSLQSQGLVGSLSPHIGNLSFLRIIDLKNNTFNGPIPQEIGCLRRLQEIKFNINSLEGGIPTNLSRCKNLYYLNLIDNKLTGGIVPEIASLVNLQYFGLMRNMLLGTIPPFLGNLTYLSQLVIGDCGLQGFIPESLSQLRGLRLLNLGGNNLTGTIPLGLFNVSSIEFFLVDYNRLHGNIHSDIGSSTLPKLKYLYLHSNLFTGMLPSFLSNCSLIERIEVTLNSFTGNMIDSTRLSALEFLFAGYNRFNGNIVSILSSLTNCTNLSALALFDNNFTGSLPDSIGNLSDRLVLVSLGRNQLSGSIPSSIGNLVGLTGLYADTNNLIGPIPSSIGKLHKLQEINFSRNRLTDEVPFSLGNLTLLNSLSLRLNNLSGGIPQSLANCTNLSLLYLSYNNLSGSIPPEIVKLSSIGIALDISHNILTGTIPLEVGALRNLGIMDLSHNRLSGTIPSSLGSCVMLISLYLGENSIQGEIPDSLRSLRGLEYLDISQNNLSGMIPRFLVEFRLLYLNISFNELQGEVPTLGVFQNKSAISLEGNQGLCGGIATLNLPSCPSSPKSAKKGLGKILIPTIVGAICLALAVCLCVINIYKRRTLQNVGTPIFQLPEFLRLSYGDLLNATNGFSETNLVGAGRFGSVFKGTINEYEEHTDVAMKVLNLNVRGACKSLASECNALRGIRHKNLLKIVSVCDSMDFQGNDFKALVYEFVANGSLDNWLHSENEGRGNLSAIQRLNIAIDIAYAVEYLHCGTDSIVIHGDLKPSNILLDQDMVAKVGDFGLAKIVSSISQEYGMSYVASTQGDVYSYGILVLEMFTNRRPTSDAFEGCLNLQDFVTTALSDRVTEVVDPVLHQELNVNEKYWECIVSVVRIGVRCSKQLPRDRMSMAEVVNDLKKTRDVFLAHQNDRNASPSQH, via the exons ATGGCAAAACCTTTCATCTCTACTCCCTTCATTACTATTACTCTATTACTCTTCATCCTCCTTGGCACCATTCCTTCTTCACATTCAAACAACCATACTGATCTTGAAGCTCTTCTTGCATTCAAGAAATCCATACACGCCGATCCATTGCATGCATTGAGCTCATGGAACGAAACTACGCATTTCTGCATGTGGAATGGCGTCTCCTGCAGCAAAAGGCATCCAAGCAGAGTCATCTCTCTGTCTCTGCAGTCTCAAGGCCTAGTGGGATCGCTCTCGCCTCACATAGGTAACCTCTCTTTTCTAAGAATCATCGACTTGAAAAACAACACCTTCAACGGCCCAATCCCTCAGGAGATTGGTTGCCTCAGAAGGCTTCAAGAAATCAAGTTTAACATCAATTCTTTAGAAGGTGGGATTCCCACAAACCTATCACGATGCAAAAATCTTTATTACCTGAATTTGATTGACAATAAGCTCACCGGAGGCATAGTCCCCGAGATAGCTTCTCTTGTCAACCTCCAATATTTTGGCTTGATGAGAAACATGCTTTTGGGGACTATCCCACCATTCCTAGGAAACCTCACATATCTCTCACAACTTGTAATTGGAGATTGCGGGTTGCAAGGATTTATTCCGGAGTCCCTCTCTCAGCTTAGAGGATTGCGGCTGTTAAATTTGGGTGGGAATAATCTAACTGGTACAATACCGTTAGGCCTTTTTAATGTTTCAAGTATCGAATTTTTCCTAGTTGATTACAATCGACTCCATGGAAACATACATTCCGACATAGGCTCTAGTACACTTCCCAAGTTGAAGTACCTTTATTTGCATTCCAATCTTTTCACTGGAATGCTTCCATCTTTTCTATCAAATTGTTCCCTGATTGAACGCATTGAAGTAACTTTGAACAGTTTCACAGGTAATATGATAGATTCAACGAGGCTTTCAGCTCTTGAATTTCTTTTTGCTGGATATAACCGTTTCAATGGAAATATAGTTAGTATTTTATCATCCCTTACAAACTGCACCAACCTTTCAGCTTTGGCGTTGTTTGATAACAATTTTACTGGTTCGTTACCAGATTCCATTGGCAATCTTTCTGATCGCTTGGTTCTCGTGTCCCTCGGTCGCAACCAGTTAAGTGGAAGCATTCCATCCAGTATAGGAAACCTTGTTGGTCTCACTGGTTTATATGCTGATACCAATAATCTAATAGGTCCAATTCCTTCCTCCATTGGAAAACTTCATAAGTTGCAAGAAATCAATTTCTCTAGAAATAGACTAACAGATGAGGTGCCATTTTCATTAGGCAACTTGACATTGTTGAACTCTCTTTCCCTAAGATTAAACAATCTTTCTGGAGGTATACCTCAAAGTCTTGCCAACTGTACCAACTTGTCATTGTTATATCTTTCATATAACAATCTCAGTGGTTCAATACCTCCTGAGATTGTTAAGCTTTCCTCTATAGGCATTGCTCTAGACATATCTCACAATATTTTAACTGGTACTATTCCATTAGAAGTTGGGGCTTTGAGAAATCTTGGAATCATGGACTTGTCCCACAACAGATTATCCGGAACCattccttcttctttggggAGTTGCGTGATGCTCATCTCGCTTTACCTAGGGGAAAATTCTATTCAGGGTGAGATACCTGATAGTCTGAGGTCTTTGAGAGGTTTAGAATATTTGGATATTTCGCAGAATAATCTTTCAGGGATGATTCCTAGATTTCTTGTTGAGTTTCGTTTGTTGTATCTCAACATTTCTTTTAATGAGCTGCAAGGTGAAGTCCCAACTCTTGGAGTTTTCCAAAATAAGAGTGCAATCTCACTTGAAGGAAACCAAGGCTTGTGTGGTGGTATTGCAACTTTAAACCTTCCTTCTTGTCCATCATCACCAAAATCAGCCAAGAAAGGTTTAGGGAAAATCTTGATCCCAACTATTGTCGGAGCCATATGCCTTGCGCTTGCAGTGTGCTTATGTGTGATCAATATCTATAAGCGACGAACATTGCAAAATGTTGGAACCCCAATATTCCAACTGCCAGAGTTTTTGAGGCTATCTTACGGAGATCTCTTGAATGCCACAAATGGATTCTCGGAGACGAATCTAGTTGGTGCAGGTAGATTTGGATCTGTGTTTAAAGGAACTATCAATGAATATGAAGAGCATACAGATGTGGCAATGAAGGTTCTTAATCTCAACGTAAGAGGAGCTTGTAAGAGTTTGGCATCAGAATGCAATGCTTTGAGAGGCATTCGACACAAAAACTTGCTCAAGATTGTGAGTGTATGTGACAGCATGGATTTTCAAGGGAATGATTTCAAAGCATTGGTGTATGAATTTGTAGCCAACGGAAGCCTCGATAACTGGCTGCATTCGGAGAATGAAGGCAGGGGAAATCTCAGTGCTATTCAGAGACTCAATATTGCGATtgatattgcatatgcagtCGAGTACTTGCATTGTGGTACAGACTCCATAGTTATTCATGGAGATTTGAAGCCGAGTAACATTCTCTTGGATCAAGACATGGTCGCTAAAGTTGGTGATTTTGGTTTAGCCAAAATCGTTTCAAGCATTTCACAAG AGTATGGCATGAGCTACGTTGCATCAACTCAAGGGGATGTATACAGTTACGGAATTCTTGTTCTTGAGATGTTCACAAACAGAAGACCAACAAGTGATGCATTCGAAGGGTGTCTAAATCTCCAAGACTTCGTCACCACAGCCTTATCCGACCGTGTAACAGAAGTAGTGGATCCAGTTCTTCATCAAGAACTTAATGTGAATGAAAAGTATTGGGAGTGCATTGTTTCAGTTGTGAGGATTGGAGTTAGATGCTCGAAGCAGCTTCCTAGAGATCGCATGTCGATGGCAGAGGTTGTTAATGACTTGAAAAAGACAAGAGATGTGTTTCTTGCTCACCAGAATGACAGAAATGCTTCTCCATCTCAACACTAA
- the LOC121781388 gene encoding probable LRR receptor-like serine/threonine-protein kinase At3g47570 yields the protein MIPNFLAEFRLLYLNHSFNEMQGEVSSIGVFQNESTISLEGNQGLCGGIETLHLPSCPSSQKPNKKGVGKILIPTIVGAICLALAVCLCVIIIYKRRTLQNVGTPIFQLPDILRLSYGDLLNATNGFSEMNLVGAGRFGSVYKATINDDDDEQTDVAVKVLNLNVRGACKSLASECNALRGIRHRNLLKIVSVCDGTDFQGNDFKALVYEFVANGSLENWLHSAKEGMEALPLSAIQRLNIAIDIASAVEYLHCGIESIVIHGDLKPSNILLDQGMVAKVGDFGLAKIVSKCLPSTDGSNSSAIKEYGMSYVSSTQGDVYSYTVLVLEMFTNRRPTSDAFDGCLNLQDFVSTGLTNRVMEVVDPFLHQELNVDEKYWDCVVSILSIGVRCSKQLPRDRMSIAEVVNDLKKIRNVLPAHRNDRNVSPHQH from the exons ATGATTCCAAACTTTTTGGCAGAGTTTCGCCTCTTGTATCTCAACCATTCTTTCAATGAGATGCAAGGTGAAGTGTCTTCTATTGGAGTTTTCCAAAATGAAAGTACAATCTCACTTGAAGGAAACCAAGGCTTGTGTGGAGGCATTGAAACCCTACACCTTCCTTCTTGTCCATCCTCTCAAAAGCCCAACAAGAAAGGTGTAGGGAAAATCTTGATCCCAACCATTGTCGGGGCCATATGCCTAGCGCTTGCAGTCTGCTTATGTGTGATCATTATCTACAAGCGACGAACATTGCAAAATGTTGGAACTCCAATATTCCAACTTCCAGACATTTTGAGGCTATCATATGGAGATCTCTTGAATGCCACCAATGGATTCTCAGAGATGAATCTAGTTGGTGCAGGTAGATTTGGATCTGTGTATAAAGCAACTAtcaatgatgatgatgatgagcagACAGATGTGGCAGTGAAGGTTCTTAATCTTAACGTAAGAGGAGCTTGTAAGAGTTTGGCATCAGAATGCAATGCATTGAGAGGCATACGACACAGAAACTTGCTCAAGATTGTCAGTGTGTGTGACGGCACTGATTTTCAAGGGAATGATTTCAAGGCATTGGTGTATGAATTTGTGGCCAACGGAAGCCTTGAGAACTGGCTGCATTCTGCGAAAGAAGGCATGGAAGCTCTGCCTCTAAGTGCTATTCAAAGACTCAATATTGCTATTGATATTGCATCTGCAGTTGAGTACTTGCATTGCGGTATTGAATCCATAGTTATTCATGGAGATTTGAAGCCGAGTAACATTCTCTTGGATCAAGGTATGGTCGCCAAAGTTGGTGATTTTGGTTTAGCCAAAATTGTTTCAAAGTGCTTGCCATCCACGGATGGAAGCAATTCATCTGCAATAAAGG AGTATGGCATGAGCTACGTTTCTTCAACTCAAGGGGATGTATACAGTTACACAGTTCTTGTGCTTGAGATGTTCACAAATAGGAGACCAACAAGTGATGCGTTTGATGGGTGCCTAAATCTCCAAGACTTCGTTAGCACAGGTTTAACCAACCGTGTAATGGAAGTAGTGGATCCATTTCTGCATCAAGAACTTAATGTGGATGAAAAGTATTGGGATTGCGTTGTTTCAATTCTGAGTATTGGAGTGAGATGCTCGAAGCAGCTTCCAAGAGATCGCATGTCGATTGCAGAGGTTGTTAATGACTTGAAAAAGATAAGAAATGTGCTTCCTGCACACAGAAATGACAGAAATGTTTCTCCACATCAGCACTGA